A stretch of Flexivirga aerilata DNA encodes these proteins:
- a CDS encoding ATP-dependent helicase, which yields MSEMEWSDGLDDEQRRAVEHGATPLVVAAGAGTGKTRTLTARVARLLDAGVPPERVLLLTFTRRAAAAMTTRAAAACARPEAAGRLWGGTFHAVAHRLVAEHAPHLGLADVTVLDPGDVTDLLDLIREEHGLTGTGRRLPTSQSIADIYSRAVNTGTPARRLMAEQFPWCLPHADAITGLLRDYGTRKRARGLLDFDDLLLYWRALLDDERVGPRLRARWDWVLVDEYQDVNRVQVDIVRGLRPDGDGLTVVGDDAQAVYGFRGASPEHLLSLLDDLPKASLVRLERNFRSTQPVLDLANVARPGELRLRLVADRGAAGERPRVIRCRDADDEARQVADAVLAAHQEGLDLREQAVLMRTGTHSHQLEIELKVRSIPFVKYGGIGYLETAHVRDVLAAFRLALNPADEVSWYRLLTRHRAIGKAGARTLAGILSGTDEGRYDEALRTASDKARPGLAATLDQLRTAQSADATAAVVEACHAAVLPLLRVHYADWSRRSADIERLVESAAGGSDLRAFIADATIDPANVAGDWAKQPYLDEDYLTLSTIHSAKGLEWSAVHLIRASDGAIPSDMALTSDAGLAEEERLFYVAVTRARDTLHVYSPGRLPTHPTSFHARHVLAKPSRFLTPEVLAVADRVDVTRPAAPVDIDTDIGIDSDIDCAASRSATPVTVPSMDELFG from the coding sequence ATGTCTGAGATGGAGTGGTCGGACGGCCTCGACGACGAGCAGCGCCGGGCGGTGGAGCACGGCGCGACGCCGCTGGTCGTCGCGGCGGGCGCGGGCACCGGCAAGACCCGCACGCTGACCGCGCGGGTGGCCCGGCTTCTCGATGCCGGTGTCCCGCCGGAGCGGGTGCTGCTGCTGACCTTCACCCGCCGGGCCGCGGCCGCGATGACGACGCGGGCCGCTGCCGCGTGCGCCCGGCCGGAGGCGGCCGGGCGCCTCTGGGGCGGCACCTTCCACGCCGTCGCCCACCGGCTGGTGGCCGAGCACGCCCCGCACCTCGGCCTGGCCGACGTGACCGTGCTCGACCCGGGCGACGTCACCGACCTGCTCGACCTGATCCGGGAGGAGCACGGCCTCACCGGCACCGGGCGCCGGCTGCCGACCTCGCAGTCGATCGCCGACATCTACTCGCGGGCGGTCAACACCGGCACGCCCGCCCGCCGGCTGATGGCGGAGCAGTTTCCGTGGTGCCTGCCGCACGCCGACGCCATCACCGGGCTGCTGCGCGACTACGGCACCCGCAAGCGGGCCCGTGGGCTGCTCGACTTCGACGACCTGCTGCTCTACTGGCGTGCGCTGCTCGACGACGAGCGGGTCGGGCCCCGGCTGCGGGCGCGCTGGGACTGGGTGCTGGTCGACGAGTATCAGGACGTCAACCGGGTGCAGGTGGACATCGTGCGCGGCCTGCGGCCGGACGGTGACGGGCTGACCGTGGTCGGCGACGACGCGCAGGCCGTCTACGGCTTCCGCGGCGCGAGCCCGGAGCACCTGCTGTCGCTGCTCGACGACCTACCCAAGGCGTCGCTCGTGAGGCTGGAGCGCAACTTCCGCTCGACCCAGCCGGTGCTCGACCTGGCCAACGTCGCCCGGCCGGGTGAGTTGCGGCTGCGACTGGTCGCCGACCGGGGCGCGGCCGGTGAGCGGCCTCGCGTCATACGGTGCAGGGACGCCGACGACGAGGCGCGGCAGGTCGCCGATGCCGTGCTCGCCGCGCATCAGGAGGGCCTGGACCTGCGCGAGCAGGCCGTGCTGATGCGCACCGGCACGCACTCCCACCAACTGGAGATCGAGCTCAAGGTGCGCTCGATCCCGTTCGTGAAGTACGGCGGGATCGGATACCTCGAAACCGCCCATGTGCGCGACGTGCTCGCCGCTTTCCGGCTCGCGCTCAACCCCGCCGACGAGGTGTCGTGGTATCGCCTGCTGACCCGCCACCGAGCGATCGGCAAGGCCGGAGCGCGCACGCTGGCCGGCATCCTATCCGGCACCGACGAGGGCAGGTATGACGAGGCATTGCGCACCGCCTCGGACAAGGCCCGCCCCGGGCTGGCCGCGACCCTGGACCAGTTGCGCACGGCTCAGTCCGCCGACGCGACGGCAGCCGTGGTCGAGGCGTGTCACGCCGCGGTGCTGCCGTTGCTGCGGGTGCACTACGCCGACTGGTCACGCCGGTCGGCCGACATCGAGCGCCTCGTGGAGTCCGCGGCCGGCGGGAGTGATCTGCGCGCCTTCATCGCCGACGCCACGATCGACCCGGCCAACGTCGCCGGCGACTGGGCCAAGCAGCCCTACCTCGACGAGGACTACCTGACCCTGTCGACCATTCATTCGGCCAAGGGGCTGGAGTGGTCGGCGGTGCACCTGATCCGGGCGTCCGACGGGGCCATCCCGTCCGACATGGCGCTGACCTCCGACGCGGGCCTCGCCGAGGAGGAGCGACTGTTCTATGTCGCGGTGACCCGCGCCCGCGACACCCTGCACGTCTACTCGCCGGGCCGGCTGCCCACCCACCCGACGAGCTTCCACGCCCGGCACGTGCTCGCCAAGCCCAGCCGCTTCCTGACCCCGGAGGTGCTGGCCGTCGCCGACCGGGTCGACGTGACGCGCCCTGCGGCGCCGGTCGACATCGACACTGACATCGGCATCGACAGTGACATTGACTGTGCCGCCAGCAGATCCGCCACCCCCGTCACGGTGCCGTCGATGGACGAGCTGTTCGGCTGA
- a CDS encoding TetR family transcriptional regulator gives MPDLSLKERKRIAIRRDLTAVALELFLRDGYENTTVDQIAAGAGMSRRTFFRYYNAKEDVIVGKWDLIGLDMVTALEERPADEPIWDSLRAMYDVVIQHYADPEKREQSLAVDSIVAATPALRHSYLARRDVFEGIVTDMLLKQRGGDRLAVRALVGAVTACVEAAREETLQTRPLALGPAIDRALAAMRGA, from the coding sequence GTGCCCGATCTGAGCCTGAAGGAGCGCAAGCGCATTGCGATCCGGCGCGATCTGACCGCGGTCGCGCTGGAGCTCTTCTTGCGCGACGGCTACGAGAACACCACCGTCGACCAGATCGCCGCCGGCGCCGGCATGTCACGCCGCACGTTCTTCCGTTACTACAACGCCAAGGAGGACGTGATCGTCGGCAAGTGGGACCTGATCGGTCTCGACATGGTCACCGCGCTCGAGGAGCGGCCGGCGGACGAACCGATCTGGGACTCCCTCCGCGCGATGTACGACGTGGTGATCCAGCACTACGCCGACCCCGAGAAGCGCGAGCAGTCCCTGGCCGTGGACTCGATCGTCGCGGCCACGCCGGCGCTGCGGCACTCCTACCTCGCGCGGCGCGACGTCTTCGAGGGCATCGTGACCGACATGCTCCTCAAACAGCGCGGCGGCGACCGGCTCGCGGTGCGCGCTCTCGTCGGCGCGGTGACCGCGTGTGTCGAGGCCGCCCGGGAGGAGACGCTGCAGACCCGACCCCTGGCGCTCGGCCCGGCGATCGACCGCGCGCTGGCCGCGATGCGCGGCGCCTAG
- a CDS encoding alpha/beta hydrolase: MTTRRYYRDERAWRDQQQFLPERLRLTDETAPEEDHWDWWGHQIHLDRYRNPGAPARVVLHHGVGTNGRQLSLILGRPLAERGYDVVAPDNLGYGMTTVAKGRTPSYDDWVQLMVDLLEAENTRDPKPTVFYGLSAGGMLGYHVAAAAPEGTLRGIVGMTFLDQRFQQVRDQTAHDVASARLGVPLLRMTARTPLAVMKYPMTLASKMTALVNDRRALKIFLRDRSSAGNWVSVKFLASYLDYQPAVEPAAFDACPILLTQPELDRWSPRELSMPVLSRVTRVAVDEVTLPGAGHYPLEDAGLRELVNAVDDFVQVVRG; the protein is encoded by the coding sequence ATGACCACCCGCCGCTATTACCGCGACGAGCGCGCCTGGCGCGACCAGCAACAGTTCCTGCCCGAGCGGCTGCGCCTCACCGACGAGACCGCACCGGAGGAGGACCACTGGGACTGGTGGGGACACCAGATCCACCTCGACCGCTATCGCAACCCCGGCGCGCCCGCGCGTGTCGTGCTGCACCACGGCGTCGGCACCAACGGCCGGCAGCTGTCGCTCATCCTCGGCCGCCCGCTCGCCGAGCGGGGGTATGACGTGGTCGCGCCCGACAACCTCGGCTACGGCATGACGACGGTCGCGAAGGGGCGCACCCCGTCATACGACGACTGGGTGCAGCTGATGGTCGACCTGCTGGAGGCGGAGAACACCCGCGACCCCAAGCCGACGGTCTTCTACGGGCTGAGCGCCGGCGGCATGCTCGGCTACCACGTCGCGGCGGCCGCGCCCGAGGGCACGCTGCGCGGCATCGTCGGGATGACCTTCCTCGACCAGCGCTTCCAGCAGGTGCGCGACCAGACCGCGCACGACGTCGCGAGCGCCCGGCTCGGCGTGCCGCTGCTGCGTATGACGGCACGCACGCCCCTCGCGGTGATGAAGTATCCGATGACGCTCGCCTCGAAGATGACCGCCCTGGTCAACGACCGCAGAGCGCTGAAAATCTTTCTGCGAGACCGTAGTTCGGCGGGCAACTGGGTCAGTGTGAAGTTTCTCGCCAGCTACCTCGACTACCAGCCCGCGGTCGAGCCGGCCGCCTTCGACGCGTGCCCGATCCTGCTGACCCAGCCGGAGCTCGACCGCTGGTCCCCGCGCGAGCTCAGCATGCCGGTGCTGTCGCGGGTCACCAGGGTCGCGGTCGACGAGGTGACGCTGCCCGGTGCCGGGCACTACCCGCTGGAGGACGCCGGGCTGCGCGAGCTGGTGAACGCCGTCGACGACTTCGTGCAGGTGGTGCGCGGCTGA
- a CDS encoding Rv0909 family putative TA system antitoxin, with translation MANNDQFKKAGDAAQQAKEKAGKLAHDNRDKIRGALGKLASTIDDKTSHKYSDKINKAKDAALKGADKLADQAPGGTTPGGQVPGSQAPGGQTPPAGTPGGQVPPTPPAGETPPQTPPGQVPPTP, from the coding sequence GTGGCAAACAACGACCAGTTCAAGAAGGCCGGAGACGCCGCCCAGCAGGCCAAGGAGAAGGCCGGCAAGCTCGCCCACGACAACCGCGACAAGATCCGTGGGGCGCTGGGCAAGCTCGCCTCGACGATCGACGACAAGACGTCGCACAAGTACTCCGACAAGATCAACAAGGCCAAGGACGCCGCGCTGAAGGGCGCCGACAAGCTCGCCGACCAGGCACCCGGTGGCACCACCCCCGGCGGTCAGGTGCCGGGCAGTCAGGCGCCGGGCGGGCAGACGCCGCCCGCGGGCACGCCCGGCGGGCAGGTGCCCCCGACCCCGCCGGCCGGTGAGACGCCGCCGCAGACCCCGCCGGGACAGGTGCCGCCCACGCCCTGA